The Armatimonadota bacterium genome includes a region encoding these proteins:
- a CDS encoding PRC-barrel domain-containing protein, producing MEYYPDFPEEEEKGGLVRLSRVTYQLADGQPDAMGWRVLDADGVEFGKVSDLLADVGTGQIIFAAVTSHASGKTALIPVEGMYLDLTAGAVVVPVSQSAISECPEFTDDVVDVMPYVEYWLRRVAA from the coding sequence ATGGAGTATTATCCTGACTTTCCCGAAGAGGAAGAAAAAGGCGGCCTGGTCAGACTAAGCCGTGTTACATATCAATTGGCAGACGGCCAGCCCGACGCGATGGGTTGGCGAGTACTGGATGCGGATGGCGTGGAGTTCGGCAAAGTATCGGACCTTCTGGCCGATGTCGGTACCGGCCAGATCATATTTGCCGCAGTGACAAGTCATGCATCGGGCAAGACTGCTCTGATTCCAGTTGAAGGGATGTATCTGGACCTCACGGCGGGCGCGGTTGTTGTGCCTGTGAGCCAGTCGGCAATAAGCGAGTGCCCGGAGTTTACGGATGACGTTGTGGATGTGATGCCCTACGTGGAGTATTGGTTGCGAAGAGTTGCTGCATAA